GAAGTGGTTCAACGCGGAAAAGGGCTTCGGCTTCATCGAGCAGGAGGGTGGCGGTCCTGACGTGTTCGCCCACTACTCGAACATCAACGCCAACGGCTTCCGTGAGCTGCTCGAGGGCCAGAAGGTCGAGTTCGACGTCACGCAGGGCCAGAAGGGCCCGCAGGCCGAGAACATTCGTCCGCTGTAGTTTTTCTGCCAAGGCACCCGCCTGGTAGCGAGGGGCCCGCACCGCGTACATGCCCGGTGCGGGCCCCTCGGCTTTGCGCAACGACGCATCCCCCGGCCGTCGAGGCCCCCTGGCTCCGCCACCGGCGGCCGTCCCCACGCGAGACGCACAGCGCCGCGTTCGGATCGGCGCCCTGCCGTGACATCGCACGGTTCGAGGTTCTCCGCTCCCGCTCTGCGCGGTGAGCGCCGGCCCGAAGGTGAGCCGCACGGTTCCACCGTCCACGCTCCGCCCGTCGTACTTCCGGCCCGTTCCCTTGCGGTCTCCGCCCGGCGCCCCGCGCCGCGGAGCCTTCCTCGTGACGTGCCGCCCTGAGGAAGGCTTCCCGCATGAATCGCTCCAGTCGCTCCTCGTACCAGAACGCCAACTCCCGCTCCGGTGCCAACACCCACGGCTCCCGCTCCGGGGGAGGCACGGGCTCCGGCTCCCGCTCCGGTGGCGGCTCCTTCTACGGCGACCGGCCGGCCGGCGGCCGGTACTCCGGGGGCCGCGGTGGCCGTCAGGGATCGGCCCCGCAGGGGGAGTTCGCGATGCCGGTGAGCACCACCCCGGCGCTGCCGGCCGTCGAGTCCTTCGACGAGCTGGACATGCCGAAGGCGCTGCTCTCGACGCTGACCCGCCAGGGCGTCACCGCGCCGTTCCCGATCCAGGCCGCGACGCTGCCGAACTCGCTGGCCGGCCGTGACGTCCTCGGACGCGGCCGGACCGGCTCCGGCAAGACCATCGCGTTCGGCCTCGCCGTGCTGGCCCGCACCGCCGGGCGCAAGGCCGAGCCGCGCCGCCCGCTGGCGCTGGTGCTGGTCCCCACCCGCGAGCTGGCGCAGCAGGTCACCGAGGCCCTCACCCCCTACGCCCACGCGGTCCGCCTGCGGATGGCGACGGTGGTGGGCGGGATGTCGATCGGCCGCCAGGCCCAGGCGCTGAACCGCGGGGCGGAGGTCGTGGTCGCCACCCCCGGCCGGCTCAAGGACCTGATCCAGCGCGGCGACTGCCAGCTGGACGGGGTCGGCGTCACGGTGCTGGACGAGGCCGACCAGATGGCCGACATGGGCTTCCTGCCGCAGGTCACCGAGCTGCTGGAGCAGGTCGAGCAGGACGGGCAGACGATGCTCTTCTCCGCCACCCTGGACCGCAACGTCGACCGCCTGGTGCGGCGCTTCCTCAAGGACCCGGTCACGCACTCGGTGGACCCGTCCGCGGGGGCGGTCAGCACCATGGAGCACCACGTGCTGCACGTGCAGAACTTCGACAAGAACGCCACCATCGCCCACATCGCGTCCCGGGACGGCGGGGTGATCATGTTCATCGACACCAAGCACGGCGCGGACCGCCTGGTGGAGGACCTGCTGGCGAACGGGGTGAAGGCCGCGGCCCTGCACGGCGGCAAGTCCCAGCCGCAGCGCACCCGGACCCTGGAGCAGTTCCGCACCGGCCAGGTCACCGCGCTGATCGCGACCAACGTCGCCGCCCGGGGCATCCACGTCGACGGGCTCGACCTGGTCGTCAACCTGGACCCGCCGAACGACCACAAGGACTACCTCCACCGGGGCGGGCGCACCGCCCGGGCCGGCGAGTCCGGCACCGTCGTCACCCTGGTGCTGCCCAACCAGCGCCGCGAGATGGCCCGCATGATGACCACGGCAGCCATCACCCCCGTCACCACCCGGGTCACCGCCGGCGACGAGGAGCTCGCCCGCATCACCGGCGCCCGGGTGCCCACCGGCATCCCCACCGTGATCGCCCACCCCGTCGTCGAGCGGCCCCGCCGCAGCCCGTCCACCGGCCGCGGCCGCCGCGGCCGCCCCGCCGGCGCCACAGGCGAGACCCGGGCCACCGCCGGCTCCCGCGGCCGGGCGCCCAGGCGCGTCGCGCTCGCCGCGTAGCGGACGGTGCGTGGGCCCGGACCGCCGCGGTCCGGGCCCACGCGACCCACCGCGGTGGGCGGCCGCGGCGACGGCCCGCCCCGGCGGACACCGCCGGACGCACCACCGCCGGACGCACCACCGCCAGGCCACGACCACCGCCGGCCCCGGCGGAAGACACGCGAAGGAGTCCGCCCATGACCCTCACCCTCGAACCCCCCATGACCGCGGCCACGGTCGGCGACCGGATGACCCGCCCCGAGCTGCAGATCAGCGACGACATGATGGTCGACACCGCGATGGACATCCTGCAGAGCTCCGGAGCGGACCACCTGCTGGTCCGCGACGAGGACGGCCACTGCGCCGGGCTGCTGACCCGCCTGCACCTCGCGCCGTTCCAGGCCAGGTCCTGGTACACCGAGCGCACCCCGATCCGCGACGTCGTCCTCGACCGCGCCCCGTTCGCCACCCCCGAGATGCCCGCCGGCGAGGCGGCCGCCGCCATGCGTTCCCGCGGCCTGGAGCTGTGGCCGGTGGTGGACCACGACGGCCACGTCGTCGGCCTGCTCAGCCTCTGACACGGCCACCGACGCACCGGCCAGCACCCCGCGGGGCCGGCCGGGCCCGGGCCCGGCCGGTGGGCGGGATAGCATGGAGATCCGTTTCGCCGGATGCTGATCCGTCCCCATTCGTCCCCAAGGTTGCCATGGCAGATCTGTCGGTCGGCGGGACCGGTTCCGGTCGCCGCGCGGGCTTCGCGTTCGTAGGCCGCGAGCCCGAGCTGCGCTCGCTGGTGGACGGCCTGCGTGAGGGTCCGGCCGTGGTCTTCGTCGAGGGCGAGGCCGGGCTGGGCAAGTCCCGGCTGCTGCGGGAGGCCGCCGCGCGCCTGGAGGAGCAGGGGCTGGCCGTCCTGCGCGGCTGGTGCCATCCGCTGCGCGAACCGCTGCCGTTCGGACCGGTCGTCGACGCGCTCCGCGAGGCGCACGCCCTGTTCGGCCCCGGGACGCGCTTCAGCCCCGCGACGGCCCTCCTCGCACCGCACATCCCGGAACTCGCCGGACGGCTGCCCGCGCCCGGCCCGGAGATCGGCACCCAGGCACGGCAGCAGCAGTTGATGCGGGCGGTGCACGACCTGCTGGGCGCCCTGGGCCCGGTGGTGCTGATGGTGGAGGACCTGCACTGGGCGGACGAGGCGACCAGGGACCTGCTCCTGCTGCTCGCCCGGAACCCGCCCCAGCAGCTGCGGATGGCGCTGACCTACCGCCGCGAGGACCTTCCGGGCGCCCGCAACGTGCTGGGCTCACCGTACCGGCGGCCGGTGGGGGTCGGCGGCACCGAGATCGCCCTGCTCCCGCTGGCCGAGGAGCACGTGCGCGAACTCGCCGCCTCGGCGATCGGCCCGGCCGCCGCCGCCCGGCTCGGCCGGGAGCTGTTCGAGCGCAGCGGCGGGCTGCCGCTCGCCGCCGAGGAGGACCTGCTGGTGCTCGCGGACCAGGTCGCCCTCGGCGGTGGCAAGGGTTCGGCGTTGAAGGACGCGGCGGTGCCGCGCGCGCTGCAGGAGGCGGTGAACAGCCGGGTCGCGGTGCTCGACCCTGGGGCGGTCGCGGTGGTGCAGGCCGCCGCCGTCCTGGCCGTGCCCGCCAGTGAGGAGCAACTGGCGCTGCTGACCGGGCTGGAGGAGGAGCAGGCCGAGCAGGCACTGACGGCGGCCCTGGTGGCCGACGTGCTGGTCGAACGCGGCCCCGGCCGGTACGGGTTCCGCCACGTGCTGGCCCGCCGGGCCGTGTACGAGCGGATTCTCGGCCCGCGGCGCCGACGACTGCACGTACGCGCCATCGAGGCACTCTCCGGGCAGGACACCCCGGCGCTGGTGCAGATCGCCCACCACGCCCGCCAGCTCGGCGACGTCACCGCCTGGCTGCCCAGAGCGCTGGCCGCGGCCGACCACGCGGTCGCCGTCGGCGACGACGGCGTCGCCGCCGAACTCCTGCAGCAACTCCTCGCCGAACCCGCGCTTCCCCCGGAGGACCGCGCCCGGACCGCCCTCACCCTGAGCAATGTCGCGTTCTGGAGCGCCGACTCGGTGGCCAGCACGGCGATCCTGAGCCGCATCATCGCCGACCCGGCCCTGCCCACTCCCGTCCGCGGCGAGATCCGCCTCAACCTCGCCCGCACCCTGATGAACACCAGCACCGACCGGGTCCGGCAGATGGAGGAGCTGGAACGCGCTATCACCGAGCTGGAGAGCAGGCCCGGCCTGGCCGCCGGCGCGATGGCCGCCCTCAGCATGGGCCACCGCGCCGACACCACCCTCACGCAGGACCGCGAGATGATGGACCGGGCCGTACGGATCGTCGCCCGCAGCGACGACCCGCTGGCCCACGCGACCGTGCTGGCCCTGCGGATCAGCCTGCTGGGGATGGCCGGCGACCCGCTGGCCTGGGACCTCCTGGCGGACCTCCCCCGCGACAGCCCGGACCGCGACGTCCTGCGCCAGGTGGCCCGGGCCCTGCACAACCTCTCCTACGCCGCCTTCCTGTTCGGCCAGGACGACCGGGCCCGCACCCCGCTGCACGAGGCCCAGGAGCTGACCCGGTACACCGGCTACAAGCTGATGGCGCACGGCTGCGACGTGGCCCGGCTCAGGCTGGACTTCGGCGCGGGGCGCTGGGAGGGCCTGGACGAGCGGATCGAGTCGATGATCCCCGAGACGTCCGACGGCAGCGGGTTCCAGACCGAGACGGTGATGGTGCGGGCCATGCTGAACGTGGCGCGCGGCCGGTGGGCCCGGGCCCGGGAGGACCTCGCACCGTTCGACACCGGCGACGAGGAGCACAGCTACTGGCAGCTCGGGCAGGAGGGCGTCGCCGTCCTCGCCCGCATCGACCTGCTGGAGGACGAGCCCCGCCGGGCCTGGCAGCGGGTGCAGGGGGCGCTCGCGGTCAGGCGCCACAAGGGCGGCTGGGGGTGGGCGACCGAGCTGGTGCCGACCGCGGTGCAGGCCGCGCTGGCCTGCGGCCTGCCCGAGAAGGCCGCACGGCTGACCGCCGAGGCCGCCGCCGGGATCGAGGGCCGGGACAGCCCCGGGGCCGAGGCCGAGATCCTCTGGTGCAAGGGCCTGCTGGCCGCCGGCTCCGACCCCGAGGCCGCCGCCGCCCTGCTGGAGCAGGCACGGGTGCGCTACGAGGCCATCGGCCGGGTGTACACCGCGGCCCTCGTCGCCGAACAGGGCGGACGCCTCCAGCTCACCCGCAATCCCGGCCAGGGCGCCCGCGGCCTCCAGCACGCCCTCGACGTCTTCACCCGGCTCAACGCCACCGCCGACGCGGCCCGCTGCCGCCAGGCCCTGCGCGCCGGTGGGCAACTGCGTCCCGAACCGCGCGGCCGCCGCACCTACGGCGCGGACCTCTCCCCCCGGGAACGGCAGGTCGCCGCCCTGCTCGCCACCGGCGCCGGCAACCAGGCGATCGCCCGCGCCCTCGGCCTCTCCCCGCGCACCGTCGAGCACCACGTCGCCAACACCCTCAAGAAGCTCGGCGTGACCCGCGCACGGGTCGGCGAGGCGATCCGCGCCGACGGTGACACCGGCCTCTGAGCTCGCCGCGAGGCCTACGTGGAGTGACCGGGAAAGCCGCGGCGCAGAGTAGCGTGGAAGGGTCGGTTCCGCCGGTCGATCAGGTCAAGAGGGTGAGACGTGCCAGGTGAGTGGGTCGGCGGGCCGGGGTCGGGCCGCCGCGCGGGTTTCGCGTTCGTCGGACGCGGCGGCGAGCTGCGTGCGCTCACTGCGACTCTGCGTGAGGGGCCGGCCGTGGTCTTCGTCGAGGGCGAGGCCGGACTGGGCAAGTCCCGGCTGCTGCGGGAGGCCGCCGCGCGGCTGAAGGACGAAGGACTGGTGGTCCTGCGGGGCTGGTGCCATCCGCTGCGCGAACCGCTGCCGTTCGGCCCGGTCGTCGACGCGCTGCGCGACGCACACGCCCTGTTCGGCCCCGGGACGCACCTCAGCCCGGCGACCGCGGCACTCCACCCCTACCTGCCGGAGCTCGCCGGGCGGCTGCCCGAGGAGACGGATGAACCCGGGGCGGGGCCGCAGCAGCAGCTGATGCGGGCGGTGCAGGACCTGCTGGGCGCGCTGGGCCCGGTGGTGCTGATGGTGGAGGACCTGCACTGGGCGGACGACGCGACCAGGGACCTGCTCCTGCTGCTCGCCCGGAACCCGCCCAAGGGCCTGCGCCTGGTGCTCTCCTACCGGGCGCACGACCTGTCGGGCGCCCGCAACGTGCTCGGTGTGCCCTACCGGCGGCCGGTCGGGGTCGGCGGCACCGAGATCACCCTGGCCCCGCTGACCGAGGAGCACGTACGCGAACTCGCCGCCTCGGCGATCGGCCCGGCCGCCGCCGCCCGGCTCGGCCGCAAGCTCTTCGAACGCAGCGGCGGGCTCCCGCTGGCCGCCGAGGAGGACCTGCTGGTGCTCGCCGACCGGGTGGAGGACGGCGCCTGCACCGGCGCCTCCTCGCTGCTGGAGGAGGCCGGGGTGCCGCGCGCCCTGCAGGAGGCGGTGAACAGCCGGGTGGCGGTGCTCGGCCCGGGTGCGGTCGCGGTGGTCGAGGCCGCCGCGGTGCTGGCGGTGCCGACCAGCGAGGAGCAACTCGCGCTGCTGGCCGGGCTGGCGGACGAGCAGGCGGAAGAGGCGCTGACCGCGGCCCTGCTGGCCGACGTCCTGGTCGAACGCGGCCCCGGCCGCTACGGGTTCCGCCACGTACTGGCCCGTCAGGCCGTGTACGAGCGGATACCGGGCCCGCGCCGCCGCCGGCTGCACGTCCGCGCCATCGAGGCGCTTACCGGCCGGCAGACGCCCGCACTGGTCCAGATAGCCCACCACACCCGCCGGCTCGGGGACGTCACCGCCTGGCTGCCCACCGCCCGGGCCGCCGCCGACCACGCGGCCGCGGTGGGTGACGACGGCGTCGCCGCCGAACTCCTGCAGCAACTCCTCGCCGAGGCCGCGCTGCCGTCCGAGGAGCGGGCCCGCACCGCCCTCGAACTCAGCCGGATCGCCATGTACCGCGCCGATTCCTCGACCAGTTCGGCGATCCTGGGCCGGATCATCGCCGACCCGGCCCTGCCCAGCGTGGTCCGCGGCGAGATCCGCTTCAACCTCAGCCGCGCCCTGGTGGACAGCAGCGCCGACCGGAGCCACAGCGTCGCGCAGATGCAGCAGGCGATCACCGAGCTGGCGGACCGGCCCGGACTGG
The sequence above is a segment of the Kitasatospora sp. NBC_00240 genome. Coding sequences within it:
- a CDS encoding cold-shock protein, with the protein product MANGTVKWFNAEKGFGFIEQEGGGPDVFAHYSNINANGFRELLEGQKVEFDVTQGQKGPQAENIRPL
- a CDS encoding DEAD/DEAH box helicase — its product is MNRSSRSSYQNANSRSGANTHGSRSGGGTGSGSRSGGGSFYGDRPAGGRYSGGRGGRQGSAPQGEFAMPVSTTPALPAVESFDELDMPKALLSTLTRQGVTAPFPIQAATLPNSLAGRDVLGRGRTGSGKTIAFGLAVLARTAGRKAEPRRPLALVLVPTRELAQQVTEALTPYAHAVRLRMATVVGGMSIGRQAQALNRGAEVVVATPGRLKDLIQRGDCQLDGVGVTVLDEADQMADMGFLPQVTELLEQVEQDGQTMLFSATLDRNVDRLVRRFLKDPVTHSVDPSAGAVSTMEHHVLHVQNFDKNATIAHIASRDGGVIMFIDTKHGADRLVEDLLANGVKAAALHGGKSQPQRTRTLEQFRTGQVTALIATNVAARGIHVDGLDLVVNLDPPNDHKDYLHRGGRTARAGESGTVVTLVLPNQRREMARMMTTAAITPVTTRVTAGDEELARITGARVPTGIPTVIAHPVVERPRRSPSTGRGRRGRPAGATGETRATAGSRGRAPRRVALAA
- a CDS encoding CBS domain-containing protein, which encodes MTLTLEPPMTAATVGDRMTRPELQISDDMMVDTAMDILQSSGADHLLVRDEDGHCAGLLTRLHLAPFQARSWYTERTPIRDVVLDRAPFATPEMPAGEAAAAMRSRGLELWPVVDHDGHVVGLLSL
- a CDS encoding LuxR family transcriptional regulator, whose product is MADLSVGGTGSGRRAGFAFVGREPELRSLVDGLREGPAVVFVEGEAGLGKSRLLREAAARLEEQGLAVLRGWCHPLREPLPFGPVVDALREAHALFGPGTRFSPATALLAPHIPELAGRLPAPGPEIGTQARQQQLMRAVHDLLGALGPVVLMVEDLHWADEATRDLLLLLARNPPQQLRMALTYRREDLPGARNVLGSPYRRPVGVGGTEIALLPLAEEHVRELAASAIGPAAAARLGRELFERSGGLPLAAEEDLLVLADQVALGGGKGSALKDAAVPRALQEAVNSRVAVLDPGAVAVVQAAAVLAVPASEEQLALLTGLEEEQAEQALTAALVADVLVERGPGRYGFRHVLARRAVYERILGPRRRRLHVRAIEALSGQDTPALVQIAHHARQLGDVTAWLPRALAAADHAVAVGDDGVAAELLQQLLAEPALPPEDRARTALTLSNVAFWSADSVASTAILSRIIADPALPTPVRGEIRLNLARTLMNTSTDRVRQMEELERAITELESRPGLAAGAMAALSMGHRADTTLTQDREMMDRAVRIVARSDDPLAHATVLALRISLLGMAGDPLAWDLLADLPRDSPDRDVLRQVARALHNLSYAAFLFGQDDRARTPLHEAQELTRYTGYKLMAHGCDVARLRLDFGAGRWEGLDERIESMIPETSDGSGFQTETVMVRAMLNVARGRWARAREDLAPFDTGDEEHSYWQLGQEGVAVLARIDLLEDEPRRAWQRVQGALAVRRHKGGWGWATELVPTAVQAALACGLPEKAARLTAEAAAGIEGRDSPGAEAEILWCKGLLAAGSDPEAAAALLEQARVRYEAIGRVYTAALVAEQGGRLQLTRNPGQGARGLQHALDVFTRLNATADAARCRQALRAGGQLRPEPRGRRTYGADLSPRERQVAALLATGAGNQAIARALGLSPRTVEHHVANTLKKLGVTRARVGEAIRADGDTGL
- a CDS encoding LuxR family transcriptional regulator, encoding MPGEWVGGPGSGRRAGFAFVGRGGELRALTATLREGPAVVFVEGEAGLGKSRLLREAAARLKDEGLVVLRGWCHPLREPLPFGPVVDALRDAHALFGPGTHLSPATAALHPYLPELAGRLPEETDEPGAGPQQQLMRAVQDLLGALGPVVLMVEDLHWADDATRDLLLLLARNPPKGLRLVLSYRAHDLSGARNVLGVPYRRPVGVGGTEITLAPLTEEHVRELAASAIGPAAAARLGRKLFERSGGLPLAAEEDLLVLADRVEDGACTGASSLLEEAGVPRALQEAVNSRVAVLGPGAVAVVEAAAVLAVPTSEEQLALLAGLADEQAEEALTAALLADVLVERGPGRYGFRHVLARQAVYERIPGPRRRRLHVRAIEALTGRQTPALVQIAHHTRRLGDVTAWLPTARAAADHAAAVGDDGVAAELLQQLLAEAALPSEERARTALELSRIAMYRADSSTSSAILGRIIADPALPSVVRGEIRFNLSRALVDSSADRSHSVAQMQQAITELADRPGLAAVAMSALSMVSGRGSRISTTGEDQALMAEAVRTVARSDDPLARATVLTNRITLMGMTGDAKAGELLAELPRSSPDRAVQRECARALYNAAYGAMLRGNDRARALHDEAEEAARRTGYQIIEQGCAVIRLRLDLAEGQWAGLDDGLAAVLPETADGTKFRIAALMVRAALEVARGYWAAARQHLATFTTTDEENASWDVGQAGVTLLGRIDLLEGDPEAAWERLRRPLAARRHKGVWVRAHDLTPTAVQAALACGLPAEAERLTDEAATGIEGRDAPAAAAEVLWCRGMTTAATDPAAALAHLALAQARYEALGRVHTAARVAEQAGCLQLRHNPGEAGRHIQHALDVFTRLGATADAARCRQALRETGQRRPDPGRRHSYGPELSPRERQVAELLATGAGNQAIARVLGLSTRTAEHHVANTLKKLGLRRDQVRGAFEHSDGT